One Spinacia oleracea cultivar Varoflay chromosome 4, BTI_SOV_V1, whole genome shotgun sequence DNA segment encodes these proteins:
- the LOC110780318 gene encoding uncharacterized protein codes for MPCCDGGGVGGGGGGGGGGGWVSVVMYRCMLVRVVAVVVKVLGNPRFLKGVVQRKLGEPLRKKHVVKPSASGSRKKKRQKLVYQEASEDLDGVQCSEEESSEEESSSKESSSEECSASSSASSTEGTEGDSSSSSSSEEEEEPRKRKRKKSSKKASKKASKKASKKVSKKKSKSAGEIVKARNRVVLTHLRTCEKAPKIICRVESFVKLIKKLDDSRREEVEKMGFSGLLEMKLGKLDRRFCYWLMTRVDVEGHVEFGDGNVFRFTPQHVQRIFGLPMGTKDVPAPVAIDWKDQQMVRPAIELFKMYGTGVADPSKDMVLLAKVAKVVEGEKDSAGEVIPLSTPGEKLAFSNAFLAVVVGHLLCLTAMCTNLSHKLMVVVSFGGVAEEYDWCTWSYNRLMERVEVFLKSFYDDGYARGCGGCVVALMIFYLDRLAGTPVDVEPLPRLKVWGNLEVKKAIKRDKRKGYDYGRSKSKKVVYDGEVRNSVSGLTNKEVDRRIEIVDEPLTGKGTETDPSRADVGNAGGNAGVSLLGNLSRDSAAVQELGMVLELFKPELERMIVNVVSEREWYLSPYWSKNIGGVSVLTLRGRQ; via the exons ATGCCTTGTTGTGATGGTGGAGGtgtaggtggtggtggtggtggtggtggtggtggtggatggGTCTCAGTTGTGATGTATCGATGTATG CTTGTAAGGGTTGTTGCCGTTGTTGTGAAAGTGTTAGGGAACCCCCGCTTCTT AAAGGGGGTGGTTCAAAGAAAGCTGGGAGAACCCCTCCGAAAGAAGCATGTTGTGAAACCTAGTGCAAGTGGTAGTAGGAAGAAAAAGAGGCAGAAGCTGGTGTACCAGGAGGCAAGTGAAGATCTAGATGGCGTACAATGCAGCGAGGAGGAAAGTAGTGAAGAGGAGTCCTCCTCCAAGGAGTCCTCCTCTGAGGAGTGCTCTGCTTCATCTTCTGCGTCATCCACGGAAGGGACAGAAGGTGATTCCTCGTCTTCATCTTCTTCGGAGGAGGAGGAAGAGccaagaaagagaaagaggaagAAGTCCTCGAAGAAGGCCTCGAAGAAGGCCTCAAAAAAGGCCTCGAAGAAG GTTTCGAAGAAAAAGAGCAAGAGTGCCGGGGAGATTGTCAAGGCACGTAATCGTGTTGTCTTGACGCATTTACGAACTTGTGAAAAG GCCCCTAAAATTATTTGCCGGGTCGAGTCGTTCGTCAAGTTAATCAAGAAACTGGATGATTCAAGACGGGAAGAAGTAGAGAAAATGGGTTTCTCGGGGTTGTTGGAAATGAAGTTGGGGAAGTTGGACAGGAGGTTCTGTTACTGGTTGATGACCAGGGTAGATGTTGAGGGGCATGTAGAGTTTGGGGATGGGAATGTGTTCCGGTTTACCCCGCAACATGTTCAAAGGATTTTTGGGTTGCCAATGGGAACGAAGGATGTTCCTGCACCTGTGGCAATTGATTGGAAGGATCAGCAAATGGTACGTCCTGCCATTGAGCTATTTAAGATGTACGGTACTGGAGTTGCTGATCCTTCgaaggatatggtgttgttggcgAAGGTAGCCAAAGTTGTGGAGGGGGAGAAAGATTCAGCGGGGGAGGTTATACCTCTAAGTACCCCTGGTGAGAAGCTAGCATTTAGTAATGCGTTCTTGGCTGTGGTAGTGGGCCACTTACTTTGCCTTACAGCCATGTGCACCAACCTGTCACACAAATTGATGGTTGTGGTTTCGTTTGGTGGTGTGGCAGAGGAGTACGATTGGTGCACGTGGAGTTATAATAGGCTGATGGAACGTGTGGAAgtgtttttgaagagtttttaCGATGATGGTTATGCTCGTGGATGCGGTGGCTGTGTTGTGGCCTTAATG ATTTTTTACCTTGATCGCTTGGCGGGAACCCCCGTTGATGTAGAACCTTTACCTAGGTTGAAGGTTTGGGGGAACCTGGAAGTGAAAAAAGCAATCAAGAGAGACAAGAGAAAAGGATATGACTATGGTAGATCCAAG TCAAAGAAGGTGGTTTATGATGGTGAAGTGAGAAACAGTGTTAGTGGCCTGACAAACAAGGAAGTTGACAGGCGGATTGAAATTGTGGATGAGCCGTTGACCGGCAAGGGCACGGAAACTGATCCTAGCAGGGCAGATGTTGGCAATGCAGGGGGAAACGCTGGTGTTTCCCTCTTAGGAAATCTAAGTAGAGATAGTGCCGCTGTACAAGAACTAGGGATG GTACTTGAGTTGTTCAAACCCGAGTTGGAGCGTATGATTGTGAATGTTGTGTCCGAGAGGGAATG